One genomic region from Clarias gariepinus isolate MV-2021 ecotype Netherlands chromosome 20, CGAR_prim_01v2, whole genome shotgun sequence encodes:
- the LOC128508425 gene encoding fucolectin-like: MKNSQRLKYFFLGICIFSSQWILTHQKVNLALKGIATQSSTYSTYSANLAIDGNTESIFGSGSCVHTREDYDPWWSVDLLAVYDIGTVVITNRGDCCPERINGAEIHIGDSLINNGNTNPRCVVIPGIPLGASASYTCNMRGRYVNIIIPNIKQYLTLCEVQVYQGPTIKWAFLKLKIKSSEDLSNPTIKENILQMIKSANLQSSVIQIRWTMDPECEAY; this comes from the exons ATGAAGAATTCTCAGAGgctcaagtatttttttttag gGATATGCATTTTTTCATCACAGTGGATACTGACCCATCAGAAAG TCAATTTAGCCTTAAAAGGAATAGCAACACAATCTTCTACATACAGCACTTATTCTGCGAACTTGGCTATTGATGGTAACACAGAATCTATCTTCGGTTCTGGCTCTTGTGTACACACCAGAGAAGACTATGACCCATGGTGGAGCGTGGATTTGTTGGCAGTGTATGATATTGGAACTGTAGTGATCACAAACAGAGGCGACTGCTGTCCAGAGCGGATAAATGGTGCAGAGATTCATATTGGTGACTCCCTAATCAACAATGGCAACACTAACCCTAG ATGTGTTGTTATTCCTGGTATACCTCTTGGAGCCTCTGCAAGTTACACCTGCAATATGAGGGGTCGTTATGTGAACATTATCATTCCCAACATTAAGCAGTATCTTACCCTTTGTGAGGTGCAAGTTTATCAAG ggcCTACTATTAAGTGGGCATTTCTAAAATTAAAGATTAAGAGCAGTGAGGATCTCAGCAACCCCACCATAAAAGAGAACATTCTTCAAATG ATAAAGTCTGCCAATCTTCAGTCATCTGTAATTCAGATTCGCTGGACAATGGACCCAGAATGTGAAGCTTACTAG